One window of Cryptococcus neoformans var. grubii H99 chromosome 11, complete sequence genomic DNA carries:
- a CDS encoding ornithine cyclodeaminase — MSLRILTGSQVDSILATLPLDPALESQANVFRAFTRQAKGVTDTQQGAASIQTPHRLTVNSDDFSMLFMPSRAPTGAAGQTGLDGKEQTTTACKIVSVPSNSSAEGLPASTIIMDEVSGKAKALINARKLTALRNACGSAVFLSLFPAVTTKHLLLFGSGAQCLSHALLFLRLYPFSQVTFVVRSINQRSQSSTSTIQSQFPAARVSLAVHSSPSDELSQLVATADVIVTATSSLTPLFDSSFTCPKPGARVIMIGSYKPEMHEVDQALMKRAAKVVVDSRKACEREAGEIIDAGNKVAGGTGLVELGELLGEAGLPGAVSGDIFEKEVIIFKSVGLGIQDVAISKVVLEQAEINRIGTVIEDYD, encoded by the exons atgtCTCTTCGCATCCTCACCGGCTCGCAAGTTGACAGCATATTGGCTACGCTCCCCCTCGATCCAGCATTAGAGTCGCAAGCCAATGTCTTCCGCGCTTTCACCCGTCAAGCGAAAGGCGTGACCGACACTCAACAAGGTGCAGCCTCAATTCAAACGCCTCACAGGCTGACGGTCAACTCGGACGACTTTTCTATGCTTTTCATGCCTTCCCGAGCGCCTACTGGGGCCGCTGGACAGACTGGCCTGGATGGAAAGGAGCAAACCACAACAGCATGTAAAATCGTCTCGGTGCCATCTAATAGTTCTGCCGAAGGTCTCCCAGCAagcaccatcatcatggaCGAGGTATCCGGAAAAGCCAAAGCTCTCATCAATGCTCGAAAGCTTACTGCCTTGCGCAATGCATGCG GCTCAGCTGTGTTCTtgtctctctttccagcTGTAACGACaaaacatcttcttctgtttgGCTCCGGAGCTCAATGTCTATCCCACGCactcctttttcttcgccttTACCCCTTTTCCCAGGTTACTTTTGTCGTCCGCTCAATAAATCAAAGATCCCAATCCTCAACCTCTACGATCCAATCGCAATTCCCAGCTGCCAGAGTCTCTCTCGCAGTGcattcctctccttccgaTGAACTGTCCCAGCTAGTGGCGACAGCCGATGTCATAGTCACCGCTACTTCCTCCCTTACTCCGCTCTTCGACTCCTCATTTACTTGTCCCAAGCCCGGTGCTAGGGTGATTATGATCGGGTCGTACAAGCCGGAGATGCACGAGGTTGATCAGGCTTTGATGAAGCGGGCAGCCAAAGTCGTTGTCGATTCCAGAAAAGCTTGCGAGAGGGAAGCTGGTGAGATTATCGACGCTGGAAATAAGGTAGCTGGGGGAACTGGGTTAGTTGAATTGGGCGAATTATTAGGAGAGGCGGGCTTGCCAGGTGCTGTCAGCGGGGATATCTTTGAAAAAGAggtcatcatcttcaaatca GTTGGCCTTGGCATTCAAGATGTCGCCATCTCAAAAGTCGTATTGGAGCAAGCTGAAATCAACCGCATCGGGACAGTCATCGAGGATTATGATTAG
- a CDS encoding 26S proteasome non-ATPase regulatory subunit 10 — protein sequence MSSFSVHKAALEGQIGLARSLLNDDPKLINAKDEDGRTPLHWAASTSNLSVLQLLLNYHPDLEARDTMGWTALMIASAAGHPEMVKELIGAGAKVDAVNEKGQTSLHYAASKGNVSIGRLLINHGADINAKDRASQHPLHRAATTGNNAFLQLLLNPPEGRPKTRLNTADRAGNTPLHLAMESGHGDAAVVLIEAGADRERSNSEGQVAEEIEGVGGQEQKKVREYVASKVGRRTE from the exons ATGTCAAGTTTCAGCGTTCACAAAGCGGCTTTAGAAG GCCAAATAGGTCTTGCGAGATCATTATTGAATGATGATCCTAAACTTATTAACGCAAAGGACGAA GATGGTCGTACTCCGCTCCACTGGGCGGCTTCAACTTCAAATCTTTCTGTCCTCCAACTGTTGCTCAACTACCATCCTGACTTGGAAGCGAGAGATACTATGGGATGGACTGCTTTGATGATTGCCT CTGCGGCAGGACACCCGGAAATGGTCAAAGAGCTGATAGGTGCCGGTGCTAAAGTCGACGCAGTGAATGAGAAGGGTCAAACGTCCTT ACATTATGCGGCTTCCAAGGGAAACGTATCT ATTGGCCGTTTGCTCATCAACCATGGGGCGGAT ATTAATGCCAAAGACCGAGCGTCACAGCATCCCCTTCATCGAGCTGCAACCACAGGTAACAATGCTTTTTTGCAATTACTTTTGAATCCCCCAGAGGGGCGACCGAAGACGAGGTTGAATACCGCTGACCGTGCCG GTAACACACCTCTGCACCTGGCGATGGAAAGTGGACACGGAGACGCTGCTGTAGTGCTCATCGAGGCTGGAGCGGACCGTGAACGGTCAAACTCTGAGGGGCAAGTGGCCGAAGAGATTGAGGGTGTCGGCGgacaagaacaaaaaaaGGTTAGGGAATACGTAGCGTCCAAGGTAGGACGAAGGACTGAGTGA
- a CDS encoding hexose transporter encodes MAGGNFAFNAVPNNTAASWWNDPGLRKLVFFMAICTISAVGSGVDGSLINGLQIIDSFMDNLGDISDNHLGLVIASFSLGALPALPISAYCMDRFGRRSSLLLGCISVIVGGIAQSFTYGANAFLGTRFVIGFGIALTGTSAPTLLMELAHPRMRGQASLLYNCSWYIGAVIIGWITYGTLVGMTGDWSWRLPCLLQITPEILLAVITVTLMPESPRWLISKGRNEEALNTLAKYHANGDKEDALVKLEYAEIVEALEIEKTSQHGTSYLTLLKTRGNRHRLIICILVGFMCQWSGNGIVTYYLSPILTTAGVTSSATQALINVCMNIWNYPWAIAGALSANKLGRRPLFFISTGGMLICYIIITALAAEFTKTGKPVVGYAQVAFLFFFFASYDFGFTGLQSAYPIEVLPYSLRAKGYSITQFCIYLAMFFNQFVNPIGLSNISWKYYIVYDCILVLFLFLQWLLFPETKGRTLEEIREIFDKEPLSSMEGIGANGSEILGDGGKAEEACIENIASRV; translated from the exons ATGGCAGGAGGAAACTTTGCTTTCAACGCTGTACCAAACAACACAGCGGCTTCATGGTGGAATGACCCCGGATTGCGGAAACTTGTCTTTTTCATGGCCATATGCACTATTTCTGCG GTAGGCAGTGGTGTCGATGGCTCCTTAATCAATGGCCTTCAAATTATTGATTCAT TCATGGACAACCTGGGAGACATATCTGACAACCACCTCGGCCTTGTCATTGCGTCTTTCTCTCTTGGTGCCCTCCCAGCCTTGCCCATCTCTGCCTACTGTATGGACCGCTTCGGCCGGCGTTCGTCTCTCCTATTGGGTTGTATCTCCGTCATTGTGGGAGGTATTGCTCAGTCTTTTACCTATGGCGCCAATGCCTTCCTGGGCACAAGGTTCGTCATTGGCTTTGGCATTGCCCTTACAGGTACATCAGCACCAACACTTTTGATGGAGCTTGCACACCCTAGGATGAGAGGTCAAGCAAGTCTGTTGTACAATTGCAGCTGGTATATCGGTGCTGTCATCATTGGATGGATCACGTATGGGACCTTGGTAGGAATGACTGGTGATTGGAGCTGGAGGCTGCCATGTCTCCTTCAGATTACCCCAGAGATCTTGCTAGCTGTTAT CACTGTCACACTGATGCCTGAATCCCCTCGATGGCTGATTTCCAAGGGCCGCAATGAAGAAGCTCTCAACACGCTTGCCAAGTACCAT GCGAATGGAGATAAGGAAGATGCTTTAGTCAAGCTGGAATATGCTGAAATCGTGGAGGCCTTGGAGATCGAAAAGACCAGTCAACATGGCACGTCCTACCTGACTCTTCTCAAGACCCGGGGTAACCGTCACCGTCTTATCATTTGTATCCTTGTCGGTTTCATGTGTCAATGGTCTGGA AACGGCATTGTAACATATTATCTTTCCCCCATCCTGACCACGGCCGGTGTCACATCTTCCGCCACTCAAGCTCTCATCAATGTTTGCATGAACATCTGGAACTATCCCTGGGCCATTGCTGGGGCTCTTTCAGCCAATAAGCTCGGCCGTCGACCACTGTTTTTCATTTCTACAGGGGGCATGTTGATTTGCTATATTATCATCACTGCTTTGGCCGCCGAATTTACCAAGACAGGTAAGCCAGTCGTTGGGTATGCTCAGGTCGCattcttgtttttcttcttcg CATCGTACGACTTTGGTTTCACAGGTCTTCAGTCGGCTTATCCGATTGAAGTACTTCCGTATTCACTACGCGCCAAGGGTTACTCTATCACCCAATTCTGCATCTACCTTGCAATGTTCTTCAACCAATTCGTCAACCCCATCGGATTATCAAACATCTCTTGGAAATATTACATCGTGTATGACTGCATTTTGGTGCTGTTCCTGTTCCTTCAATGGCTGCTCTT TCCGGAGACGAAAGGCCGTACACTGGAAGAAATTCGAGAAATCTTTGACAAAGAGCCGTTAAGCTCCATGGAAGGTATCGGCGCCAATGGGTCAGAAATTTTGGGTGATGGTGgaaaagcagaagaagcatGTATCGAGAACATCGCTTCGCGCGTGTAA
- a CDS encoding ATP-dependent helicase STH1/SNF2 — translation MSDSQPQQPRPAPLVIDDERKLEMFKNMDPSRIVNIRKRITELQSAGSSKESSTELAKLKMISDMYARAMQLEQEKTAAANKPDGPADPSTAASTNGQAGPSNPAHVSMNPTQIAQLRTQAAAYQHLSRGQPVPSYLLAAAQGTPPPGVGGQPPVQTGLNGIQGKVADKTVEAVVEDNVEAKKAREKEGQQDKASEGPDGAAPADGPSQPPYAMEFDESSIIYPYNAYTDPSFYSKRKFDEEVINPLHKRQRLITPSIMPRGLDPYLLMEERNRFIETRMAWRMKELETMDSTAGLGQPGAGDVPNIIESEKPETPMGVRARIELMGLRLLGKQRLLREDVVRAMHGASQIPADRSQFRRFRTHTLRDARATETAERRQRTEREQRGKQRHLAYINSICEHGQALIGAGVSTARGQGADKMKRLGRAMMKLHAETEREEQKRIERIAKERLKALRNDDEEAYLALLGEAKDSRISHLMDQTDQYLETLAAAVVEQQNDDVHRDAIMAEPFEQEEGVASEEMFGAKRQDGEESGAERRAGKVDYYAVAHKIQEKVTKQASILTGGTLKDYQVKGLQWMISLYNNRLNGILADEMGLGKTIQTISLITYLIEKKKQPGPFLVIVPLSTLTNWTMEFERWAPAVRTLILKGSPAVRREAYPRLRAVDFQVCLTTYEYIIKERPLLSRIKWIHMIIDEGHRMKNVKSKLSQTLNEYYSSRYRLILTGTPLQNNLPELWALLNFVLPKIFNSVKSFDEWFNAPFANTGGEKMEMNEEEALLVVKRLHKVLRPFLLRRLKKDVESELPDKVEKVIYTKMSALQWKLYESVQKYKTLPTDMSVAKPQKRQNLQNALMQLRKICNHPYVFREVDEDFTVGNTTDEQIIRVAGKFELLDRILPKLFKTGHKVLIFFQMTEIMTIVSDFFDYRGWKYCRLDGSTKAEDRQTLLSTFNDPNSPYQVFILSTRAGGLGLNLQSADTVIIYDTDWNPHADLQAQDRAHRIGQKKEVRVLRLISSGTVEELVLARAQRKLEIDGKVIQAGKFDEVTTGAEYEALLQKAFETSAEDDNEETNELDDDELNELLARGDNELEIFTAMDNERKERKLADWRASGSRGELPPPLMQESELPPFYRRDIGQEMAEELANEEEQGRGRRNKGEVRYTDGLTDDQFIAALENSDDDVEDAADRKRKRAEKKAERKRMNEVLVQAEAEGRPLDVAATKEVVEPVKKKRGRPSSSVTPSVTGDEVPTKKRKMEKVQGPEVQLMTKLFIEVNKLKSDLGEDLNQFFLVPVNRKDYPDYYRIIAQPIAMSQIKAKIGKPSYNLTSFRNDLHLLWDNARTYNQEGSWVFNAAEDMQEAFDKMWEDEVPQFLASQAAGAENSVGETSAGASGSSTPMFKPVGDKTIAPKIRISMGKKKIEAAMDGDESMDGDEDDDY, via the exons ATGTCCGACTCCCAACCACAACAACCCCGTCCTGCTCCCCTCGTCATCGACGACGAGCGCAAGCTCGAGATGTTCAAAAACATGGACCCCAGCCGTATCGTAAACATCCGAAAG CGGATCACCGAGCTGCAATCGGCTGGAAGTTCAAAAGAGTCGTCAACAGAGCTTGCAAAACTCAAGATGATCTCTGATATGTACGCCCGGGCCATGCAACTGGAACAGGAAAAAACTGCGGCGGCCAACAAGCCTGACGGTCCAGCCGATCCGTCCACAGCAGCTAGCACCAACGGCCAAGCTGGCCCTTCAAATCCAGCCCACGTCTCTATGAACCCTACCCAGATCGCTCAGCTTCGTACTCAGGCAGCTGCCTATCAACATCTCTCCAGAGGCCAGCCGGTTCCTTCGTATCTACTTGCGGCGGCTCAAGGAACACCCCCGCCAGGAGTTGGCGGTCAACCACCTGTACAAACGGGATTGAACGGCATCCAGGGCAAGGTGGCAGATAAGACTGTTGAAGCTGTTGTGGAGGACAATGTTGAAGCAAAAAAAgcaagggaaaaagagggaCAGCAGGACAAGGCTTCTGAAGGTCCTGATGGTGCGGCTCCTGCAGATGGgccttctcaacctccatACGCTATGGAGTTTGACGaatcttccatcatttACCCTTACAATGCCTATACCGACCCTTCCTTCTACTCCAAGCGCaagtttgatgaagaagtcatCAACCCTCTCCACAAACGTCAGCGGCTTATAACGCCTTCTATCATGCCTCGCGGTCTTGATCCGTATCTCCTTATGGAAGAACGAAATAGATTTATCGAAACTCGTATGgcgtggaggatgaaggagctTGAGACCATGGATTCTACAGCTGGTCTCGGACAGCCTGGAGCTGGCGATGTGCCCAACATCATTGAATCTGAGAAGCCCGAAACTCCTATGGGTGTGCGAGCACGGATTGAGCTCATGGgccttcgtcttcttggCAAGCAGCGACTTTTGAGAGAAGATGTCGTTCGCGCCATGCATGGTGCTTCCCAGATACCTGCCGATCGTTCCCAGTTCCGGCGCTTCCGAACTCACACCCTTCGTGATGCACGAGCGACAGAAACCGCGGAACGTCGACAACGTACTGAACGTGAGCAAAGAGGCAAGCAACGTCACCTCGCTTATATCAACTCTATCTGCGAGCACGGTCAGGCTCTCATCGGCGCGGGCGTCAGTACAGCGAGAGGTCAAGGTGCAGATAAGATGAAGCGACTGGGTAGAGCGATGATGAAGTTGCATGCTGAGacggagagggaagaacaGAAGAGAATCGAGAGGATTGCCAAGGAGCGTTTGAAGGCCTTGagaaatgatgatgaagaagcgtACCTTGCTTTGCTTGGTGAAGCCAAAGACTCGCGTATCTCCCACCTTATGGACCAGACCGACCAATATCTCGAGACCCTTGCTGCAGCTGTTGTTGAGCAACAAAATGACGATGTCCATCGCGATGCTATTATGGCAGAGCCCTTTGAGCAAGAGGAGGGTGTCGCTAGCGAAGAAATGTTTGGTGCGAAGAGACAGGATGGTGAGGAATCTGGAGCAGAGCGAAGGGCCGGCAAGGTGGATTACTATGCGGTTGCGCACAAGATTCAAGAAAAGGTCACGAAGCAAGCGAGTATCTTGACTGGTGGTACCCTGAAGGACTACCAGGTCAAGGGTTTGCAATGGATGATCAGTTTATACAACAATAGGTTGAACGGTATTCTTGCCGATGAAATG GGTCTCGGGAAAACTATCCAGACAATATCGCTCATCACATATCTCatcgaaaagaagaagcaacCAGGTCCCTTCCTTGTCATCGTCCCACTTTCCACCCTTACCAACTGGACCATGGAATTTGAGCGCTGGGCTCCTGCCGTTCGTACTCTTATTCTCAAGGGATCACCTGCTGTCCGTCGAGAGGCCTATCCTCGCTTGCGTGCCGTCGACTTCCAGGTGTGTCTGACGACGTACGAATACATTATCAAGGAGCGACCACTTTTGAGCAGAATAAAGTGGATTCACATGATCATCGACGAAGGCCATAGGATGAAGAATGTCAAGAGTAAACTGAGCCAGACATTAAACGAATACTATTCTTCAAGATATCGGTTGATTTTGACAGGTACACCACTTCAG AACAATCTTCCGGAATTGTGGGCTTTGCTCAACTTTGTCTTGCCAAAGATTTTCAATTCTGTTAAATCTTTCGACGAATGGTTCAATGCTCCCTTTGCCAATACTGGTGgtgaaaagatggagatgaacgaagaagaagctttgCTCGTCGTTAAGCGTCTGCACAAGGTTCTTCGACCGTTCTTGTTGcgaagattgaagaaggatgtcgAGTCTGAGTTGCCTGATAAAGTGGAGAAGGTCATCTACACCAAGATGAGTGCCTTGCAATGGAAGCTGTATGAGAGTGTACAAAAGTACAAGACATTGCCTACGGATATGTCTGTCGC GAAACCTCAAAAACGACAAAACTTGCAAAACGCCCTTATGCAGCTCAGAAAGATTTGTAACCACCCATACGTCTTCCGCGAGGTTGACGAAGATTTCACTGTTGGCAACACGACAGATGAACAAATCATTCGAGTAGCGGGAAAGTTTGAGTTGTTAGACAGGATCCTCCCCAAGCTGTTCAAAACGGGTCACAAG GTTttaatcttcttccaaatgACGGAAATCATGACGATTGTCTCCGATTTCTTTGATTATAGGGGCTGGAAATACTGCCGTCTTGATGGTTCCACCAAGGCCGAAGACCGTCAAACCCTTCTTTCAACTTTCAACGACCCCAATTCTCCATACCAAGTCTTCATTCTTTCCACTCGTGCGGGTGGTCTTGGTCTTAATCTTCAATCAGCCGATACGGTCATTATCTACGACACTGACTGGAACCCCCACGCCGATTTGCAAGCGCAAGATCGAGCTCATCGAATTggtcagaagaaggaagttAGGGTTTTACGGTTGATCTCGTCTGGAACTGTCGAAGAGCTGGTCCTTGCCAGAGCTCAGAGAAAGTTGGAGATTGACGGTAAAGTTATTCAAGCCGGTAAATTCGACGAAGTCACTACTGGTGCAGAGTACGAAGCGCTTCTTCAAAAAGCTTTCGAGACCAGTGCTGAGGATGACAACGAAGAGACCAACGAGctcgatgacgatgagctcaacgagcttcttgctcgTGGAGACAATGAGCTTGAGATATTCACAGCAATGGACAACGAGCGCAAGGAACGTAAGCTTGCTGACTGGCGTGCGTCTGGCAGCAGGGGCGAacttccccctccccttATGCAAGAGTCTGAGCTTCCACCATTCTACCGACGCGACATTGGTCAAGAAATGGCTGAGGAACTTGccaatgaagaagagcagggACGTGGCCGTCGAAATAAAGGCGAAGTACGCTACACTGATGGTCTTACGGATGATCAATTCATTGCTGCGTTGGAGAactcggatgatgatgtagaGGATGCGGCAGatagaaagagaaagagggccgagaagaaggctgagaggaagaggatgaatgaAGTACTCGTTCAAGCGGAGGCGGAGGGCAGACCGCTGGATGTCGCCGCCACCAAGGAAGTGGTTGAGCctgtcaagaagaagagaggaagaccgAGTAGCTCCGTGACACCATCTGTGACAGGAGATGAGGTTCCtacaaagaagagaaagatggagaaggtgcAAGGGCCTGAAGTGCAGTTGATGACCAAGCTGTTCATTGAAGTGAATAAGCTCAAGTCAGATTTAGGAGAGGATCTCAACCAATTCTTCTTGGTCCCTGTGAACCGCAAG GATTATCCTGATTACTATCGAATAATTGCTCAACCTATCGCCATGTCACAAATCAAAGCCAAGATCGGCAAACCCTCCTACAACCTCACCTCATTCCGCAAcgatcttcatctcctttggGATAATGCTCGGACCTATAATCAAGAAGGGTCATGGGTATTTAATGCTGCAGAGGATATGCAAGAGGCGTTTGATAAGAtgtgggaagatgaggtgCCACAGTTCTTGGCTTCGCAAGCCGCTGGGGCTGAGAACAGTGTTGGGGAAACATCGGCAGGGGCAAGCGGTAGCAGTACACCAATGTTCAAGCCTGTTGGCGATAAAACGATTGCTCCCAAAATCAGAATATcgatggggaagaagaagatagagGCCGCGATGGATGGGGACGAAAGcatggatggagatgaggacgatgatTATTAG